A genomic region of Arvicola amphibius chromosome 7, mArvAmp1.2, whole genome shotgun sequence contains the following coding sequences:
- the LOC119818360 gene encoding von Ebner gland protein 1-like, translating into MKTLILCFGLGLVAALQARALPSSEETHDLSGTWYMKATASDKEIPGLELRSMSVSPMTITTLEGGNLQVNFTVLIAERCEKMNIVLEKTDVPIKYTAHGGTQELFIIPSAVEDHYIFYWINNIQGDIYRIAKLVGRDPDVHQKALEDFQRAVKAGGLNTESILIPRQSETCPLGSD; encoded by the exons ATGAAGACCCTGATCCTGTGCTTTGGCCTTGGCCTTGTTGCTGCCCTGCAGGCCCGGGCCTTACCTTCTTCGGAAGAGACTCATGAT CTGTCAGGAACGTGGTATATGAAAGCTACAGCATCTGACAAGGAGATTCCTGGCTTGGAGTTAAGGTCTATGTCTGTGAGTCCCATGACCATCACGACCCTGGAAGGGGGCAACCTGCAAGTCAACTTCACTGTCCT GATTGCAGAACGATGCGAGAAGATGAACATTGTTCTAGAGAAGACAGATGTGCCTATAAAATACACAGCCC ATGGGGGCACTCAGGAGCTCTTCATCATACCATCTGCTGTGGAGGACCACTACATCTTCTACTGGATAAATAACATACAAGGGGATATTTATCGAATTGCAAAACTCGTGG GTAGAGACCCTGATGTCCACCAGAAGGCCCTGGAAGATTTTCAGAGGGCTGTGAAGGCTGGAGGCCTCAACACAGAGAGCATCCTCATCCCCAGGCAGAGTG AAACCTGCCCTCTAGGAAGTGATTAG